The Watersipora subatra chromosome 1, tzWatSuba1.1, whole genome shotgun sequence genome has a window encoding:
- the LOC137397577 gene encoding DNA replication complex GINS protein SLD5-like isoform X1, protein MDIPLSGIANIDPLLDTAILSTDGELNQTESYSAAQVLEKLEVAWMNEKMCPELLEHHMEFVDAMLEQLNELKVMIFQATSKADIRVSSHLMEMDRIRYIIADYIRCRIRKIEEFAQMIVSSTAEQTKLTSAELDFVTGYWASIKCHLAESAGKNMPENVRKINTDKIVVKPEYYKYVFVKAVKTETGVVVSEPGDLEEEIIDLDTNDQQLVPYKSIDHLLTSGAVRLI, encoded by the exons ATGGATATACCTTTATCAGGAATTGCAAATATAGACCCGTTACTAGATACTGCCATACTTTCTACTGATGGTGAATTGAATCAGACTGAAAGCTACTCTGCCGCTCAAGTATTGGAGAAATTAGAAGTG GCATGGATGAATGAAAAGATGTGCCCAGAGTTACTAGAGCATCATATGGAGTTTGTGGATGCCATGCTGGAGCAGCTTAATGAACTCAAGGTCATGATATTTCAGGCTACAAGCAAGGCTGACATTCGGGTATCTAGTCATTTAATGGAGATGGACCGAATAAGATATATAATAGCTGACTACATCCGCTGTCGCATCAGAAAA ATAGAAGAATTTGCTCAGATGATCGTGTCAAGTACAGCCGAACAGACCAAATTGACTAGCGCGGAGCTAGATTTTGTTACAGG GTACTGGGCAAGCATAAAGTGTCATTTAGCAGAGAGTGCGGGAAAGAATATGCCAGAAAATGTTCGTAAAATAAATACGGATAAGATTG TGGTCAAGCCAGAGTATTACAAGTATGTATTTGTGAAAGCAGTGAAAACTGAAACTGGAGTTGTTGTAAGTGAACCAGGTGATCTCGAAGAGGAGATAATTGACTTAGATACAAATGATCAACAGCTTGTCCCTTACAAGTCCATAGATCACTTGCTAACTTCAGGGGCTGTTCGCTTAATATAA
- the LOC137397577 gene encoding DNA replication complex GINS protein SLD5-like isoform X2, protein MDIPLSGIANIDPLLDTAILSTDGELNQTESYSAAQVLEKLEVATSKADIRVSSHLMEMDRIRYIIADYIRCRIRKIEEFAQMIVSSTAEQTKLTSAELDFVTGYWASIKCHLAESAGKNMPENVRKINTDKIVVKPEYYKYVFVKAVKTETGVVVSEPGDLEEEIIDLDTNDQQLVPYKSIDHLLTSGAVRLI, encoded by the exons ATGGATATACCTTTATCAGGAATTGCAAATATAGACCCGTTACTAGATACTGCCATACTTTCTACTGATGGTGAATTGAATCAGACTGAAAGCTACTCTGCCGCTCAAGTATTGGAGAAATTAGAAGTG GCTACAAGCAAGGCTGACATTCGGGTATCTAGTCATTTAATGGAGATGGACCGAATAAGATATATAATAGCTGACTACATCCGCTGTCGCATCAGAAAA ATAGAAGAATTTGCTCAGATGATCGTGTCAAGTACAGCCGAACAGACCAAATTGACTAGCGCGGAGCTAGATTTTGTTACAGG GTACTGGGCAAGCATAAAGTGTCATTTAGCAGAGAGTGCGGGAAAGAATATGCCAGAAAATGTTCGTAAAATAAATACGGATAAGATTG TGGTCAAGCCAGAGTATTACAAGTATGTATTTGTGAAAGCAGTGAAAACTGAAACTGGAGTTGTTGTAAGTGAACCAGGTGATCTCGAAGAGGAGATAATTGACTTAGATACAAATGATCAACAGCTTGTCCCTTACAAGTCCATAGATCACTTGCTAACTTCAGGGGCTGTTCGCTTAATATAA
- the LOC137397577 gene encoding DNA replication complex GINS protein SLD5-like isoform X3, translating to MNEKMCPELLEHHMEFVDAMLEQLNELKVMIFQATSKADIRVSSHLMEMDRIRYIIADYIRCRIRKIEEFAQMIVSSTAEQTKLTSAELDFVTGYWASIKCHLAESAGKNMPENVRKINTDKIVVKPEYYKYVFVKAVKTETGVVVSEPGDLEEEIIDLDTNDQQLVPYKSIDHLLTSGAVRLI from the exons ATGAATGAAAAGATGTGCCCAGAGTTACTAGAGCATCATATGGAGTTTGTGGATGCCATGCTGGAGCAGCTTAATGAACTCAAGGTCATGATATTTCAGGCTACAAGCAAGGCTGACATTCGGGTATCTAGTCATTTAATGGAGATGGACCGAATAAGATATATAATAGCTGACTACATCCGCTGTCGCATCAGAAAA ATAGAAGAATTTGCTCAGATGATCGTGTCAAGTACAGCCGAACAGACCAAATTGACTAGCGCGGAGCTAGATTTTGTTACAGG GTACTGGGCAAGCATAAAGTGTCATTTAGCAGAGAGTGCGGGAAAGAATATGCCAGAAAATGTTCGTAAAATAAATACGGATAAGATTG TGGTCAAGCCAGAGTATTACAAGTATGTATTTGTGAAAGCAGTGAAAACTGAAACTGGAGTTGTTGTAAGTGAACCAGGTGATCTCGAAGAGGAGATAATTGACTTAGATACAAATGATCAACAGCTTGTCCCTTACAAGTCCATAGATCACTTGCTAACTTCAGGGGCTGTTCGCTTAATATAA